A part of Arachis hypogaea cultivar Tifrunner chromosome 12, arahy.Tifrunner.gnm2.J5K5, whole genome shotgun sequence genomic DNA contains:
- the LOC112729953 gene encoding protein MAIN-LIKE 2-like yields MIRGFHPLLAALVERWRPETHTFVLPVGEVTVTLEDVAHIFGLPIDGKPVSGWTDSSSDFVQSQSMAIIFGRQPVLSHNSKSYIKLGWVRRIRDEEPLDTEESIRRYVRCQIFCLLGSTLFTDKSTAYPHAKYLSLLRDFERIHTYSWGSACLAHLYRALCRASRYDTKEMDGPLNLLFVWVWERMSCIAPVPRHILPPVEIPAAMRWSHSERSTTWLKKTVVTFSLSGGRTKE; encoded by the exons ATGATAAGAGGATTTCACCCGTTGTTAGCTGCTCTGGTTGAAAGGTGGAGGCCGGAGACTCACACTTTTGTGTTGCCGGTGGGTGAGGTTACAGTGACATTGGAAGATGTCGCACATATATTTGGCTTACCAATTGATGGAAAGCCTGTGAGTGGATGGACTGATAGTAGTAGTGATTTCGTTCAGAGTCAGAGCATGGCAATAATATTTGGACGTCAACCGGTGCTCAGTCATAATTCGAAATCCTATATAAAGCTTGGTTGGGTTCGAAGAATCAGAGATGAGGAGCCGTTGGATACTGAAGAGTCCATAAGGAGATACGTGAGATGTCAGATTTTCTGTCTGTTAGGGTCGACCCTATTCACAGATAAGTCGACCGCATACCCCCATGCGAAGTATCTATCGTTGCTTCGCGATTTCGAGCGGATCCATACTTATAGTTGGGGTTCAGCATGTCTCGCACATCTTTACAGAGCACTATGCCGTGCATCACGATATGATACGAAGGAGATGGATGGCCCTCTTAATCTGTTGTTTGTTTGGGTATGGGAGCGAATGTCGTGTATTGCGCCTGTACCGAGACATATCCTTCCACCTGTTGAGATACCAGCTGCCATGAG GTGGAGTCATTCGGAACGGAGCACAACGTGGTTAAAGAAGACCGTTGTGACATTTAG TTTGAGTGGCGGCCGTACGAAGGAATGA
- the LOC112729951 gene encoding uncharacterized protein has translation MEDTAKLVVYRDGEIIRNTHEGVRFVCQNQFFFVVPWTMTFMELQNGLCQSMENGTLMRVSRILYRNPVIVFGGPIQFDTMPITDEVTMHNMFQIHRQTQMRQPQIELYVEFETVEAEAIQNDLEVEDDRAAVYEGMSSDSEEDFEATYEAGDEEQDGDAGVETAADNVVVHPSISQPMNVSPFMRELDLDAMHAPEFPEYSNIGVADSEDGEFRIGMEYSSRKSVVASIRSYTIARGVDYDVYESELQTFYAKCKMYGRGCDWLIRTSLIRKKGCWEIRRYNGRHTCTTGVISHDHSKLDLDTIAEAIRPLVETDPSIKVKTIIAEVQSRFNYTISYQKAWLAKQKSIAKVFGDWEESYQALPWWLSVMVQKMPGSFVQIETRPLYNGNEEAQGVNILHRVFWSFNPCVRAFRHCKPLVQVDRTHLYRKYKGTLLVAVAQDGNQNIVPIAFALVEGETADA, from the exons ATGGAGGATACCGCAAAGTTAGTAGTGTATCGCGACGGTGAGATAATACGTaatactcatgagggagtgagGTTTGTGTGTCAGAATCAGTTTTTTTTTGTGGTTCCATGGACCATGACATTTATGGAACTTCAGAACGGTCTCTGTCAAAGCATGGAGAACGGTACATTAATGAGAGTGAGCAGAATTTTGTACCGGAATCCGGTTATAGTTTTTGGTGGTCCAATACAGTTTGATACCATGCCAATCACTGACGAAGTAACTATGCATAATATGTTTCAAATTCACCGGCAGACTCAGATGCGACAGCCACAGATTgagctgtatgttgagtttgaaaccGTAGAGGCGGAAGCGATTCAAAATGACTTAGAGGTGGAGGATGATAGAGCTGCAGTGTACGAAGGAATGAGTAGTGACAGCGAAGAGGACTTCGAAGCCACTTATGAAGCCGGCGACGAAGAGCAGGATGGTGATGCGGGAGTTGAGACAGCAGCTGATAATGTAGTGGTTCACCCATCGATCAGTCAACCGATGAACGTGTCACCTTTTATGCGTGAGTTGGATCTCGACGCCATGCATGCACCGGAGTTTCCGGAATATTCAAACATAG GCGTTGCTGATTCCGAGGACGGAGAGTTCCGGATTGGAATGGAATACAGTTCTAGAAAGTCGGTCGTGGCATCAATTAGAAGTTACACTATCGCTAGAGGAGTTGACTACGACGTGTATGAGTCTGAGCTACagacgttctatgcaaaatgcaagatgtATGGGCGCGGGTGCGACTGGCTTATCCGAACCAGCTTGATAAGGAAAAAAGGTTGTTGGGAGATACGCAGATACAACGGTAGGCACACGTGCACAACGGGAGTGATTTCACATGATCATTCCAAGTTGGACTTGGACACAATTGCCGAGGCTATAAGGCCATTGGTCGAGACTGACCCATCCATAAAGGTGAAAACTATAATAGCCGAAGTCCAGTCAAGGTTCAACTATACCATCAGTTACcaaaaggcttggttggcaaagcagaagtccATAGCGAAAGTTTTCGGTGATTGGGAGGAGAGTTACCAAGCCTTGCCGTGGTGGCTCTCGGTTATGGTTCAGAAGATGCCTGGGTCATTTGTCCAGATAGAAACACGCCCACTCTACAATGGGAATGAAGAGGCGCAAGGGGTAAATATACTTCATCGCGTATTttggagtttcaatccatgcGTTAGGGCATTCAGGCATTGCAAGCCCCTAGTTCAAGTTGACAGAACACACCTATATAGAAAGTACAAAGGTACACTTCTGGTAGCTGTTGCACAGGATGGGAACCAGAACATTGTGCCTATTGCTTTTGCCTTGGTGGAAGGGGAGACAGCTGATGCGTGA
- the LOC112729952 gene encoding uncharacterized protein codes for MISNRHESIRAAVNRSGGDWQPPKAWWMFCIRHIGSNFLRAFKVPHLQKLVVNIGYSRTVEEYNINYKRLEERGEVYARWCDAIGLRHWVLAFDEAHRWGHMTTNLVECINTVLKGARNLPVLALVRATYYRLNELFTRKSAESHERKRAGYTYSVFAQQRIEASMQQAGNIVVHRFDRRNEVFEVREMTSRKVLVVDLARRTCDCGHFQVERIPCRHVIACRANQRIDWHMYVHDVYKMTEVRKVYRFKFSPLGDAETWPAYEGPTLVANPALRRTSKGRPKLTRYLNKMDSRDMRGPRICRLCGAQGHSRSRCPQRVGSSGGGE; via the coding sequence ATGATCTCGAACCGGCATGAGTCAATTCGAGCAGCAGTAAATCGTTCCGGAGGTGACTGGCAACCTCCAAAAGCATGGTGGATGTTTTGTATAAGGCACATCGGCAGCAACTTCCTACGAGCATTCAAGGTCCCTCACTTGCAAAAGCTTGTGGTCAATATTGGGTATTCAAGAACGGTGGAGGAGTATAACATCAACTATAAGAGGTTGGAAGAGCGAGGCGAGGTATATGCCAGGTGGTGCGATGCCATTGGACTTAGACATTGGGTATTGGCATTCGATGAGGCACATCGATGGGGCCATATGACAACGAACCTTGTCGAGTGTATTAACACAGTGTTGAAGGGTGCCCGTAATCTACCTGTGTTAGCGCTAGTCCGAGCAACGTATTATCGGTTAAATGAACTTTTTACGCGGAAGAGTGCTGAGTCTCACGAACGCAAACGTGCTGGATATACTTATTCCGTATTCGCACAACAGCGGATAGAGGCAAGTATGCAACAGGCTGGGAATATAGTTGTGCACCGTTTTGACAGACGAAATGAAGTATTTGAGGTGCGCGAAATGACTAGCAGAAAGGTATTAGTCGTTGATCTTGCACGACGTACGTGTGACTGTGGGCACTTTCAGGTGGAACGAATACCATGTCGCCATGTTATTGCTTGCCGTGCTAACCAGCGAATCGATTGGCACATGTATGTTCATGACGTGTACAAGATGACAGAGGTCCGTAAGGTATATAGATTCAAGTTCTCACCGTTAGGTGATGCCGAGACATGGCCTGCGTATGAGGGACCCACTTTGGTCGCTAATCCCGCCTTGAGGCGAACGTCGAAAGGTCGCCCAAAATTGACCAGATACTTGAACAAAATGGACTCACGCGACATGCGTGGTCCTCGGATATGCCGTCTCTGTGGTGCTCAAGGACATAGTCGGAGTCGATGTCCTCAGCGTGTTGGATCGAGTGGTGGGGGGGAATGA